In Dermacentor variabilis isolate Ectoservices chromosome 11, ASM5094787v1, whole genome shotgun sequence, one genomic interval encodes:
- the LOC142564000 gene encoding uncharacterized protein LOC142564000 has protein sequence MDSTSTAVCYGLRVMIFVAKIAGCPFVNGICGRRKCEKSRLYWLIWGPLGLAYSVICIALCSCVGLVYVATVLWLNGRTDQITFITRSGLYFVVYGQVILNICNLLLRRKQLADIVMTAAKLEPSLRLDMKSVRRRLRKVTLLCLLYTLIDAFKYVVGRRGQIKVAYYLFRGYGDHVKRLFVPCYIASCFLVSTWYNMVFWQIVYFSSLFREYFAALSDRLESEMANESRAESKGLSSESVRLNLVELQKLLRKVNAFVGVQALWYYCGSVFFLCAMLYYNTAISNGGVAENASSWSYVVMMAAGVVFSTAAASRMTREASRIHSIIQASKFETLSDAATHRLHILILTVEDLQGSLTGCGMFVINLPLIVTIVGSVITYTVVLVQTSESMMSNKCSRGPVVLK, from the exons atggacAGCACATCTACCGCCGTTTGCTATGGTCTTCGCGTCATGATTTTCGTAGCCAAGATAGCCGGTTGCCCTTTTGTCAACGGCATCTGCGGAAGAAGGAAGTGCGAAAAGTCGAGGCTCTATTGGCTGATTTGGGGACCATTGGGACTCGCCTACTCCGTCATCTGCATCGCCTTGTGTTCCTGCGTTGGTCTCGTCTACGTAGCGACCGTACTTTGGCTTAACGGGCGCACTGACCAGATCACATTCATCACTCGCAGTGGTCTCTATTTCGTTGTATACGGTCAGGTTATTCTCAACATTTGCAACCTGCTGCTCAGGAGGAAGCAGCTTGCCGACATTGTCATGACGGCGGCCAAGCTAGAACCAAGCCTCCGACTGGACATGAAAAGCGTACGCCGACGTCTCCGGAAGGTCACCCTACTCTGCCTTCTTTACACGCTGATAGACGCCTTCAAGTATGTCGTGGGTCGCAGAGGTCAGATAAAGGTCGCCTACTACCTGTTCCGAGGCTACGGCGACCATGTCAAGAGGCTGTTTGTACCGTGCTACATCGCCAGCTGCTTCCTCGTCTCGACTTGGTACAACATGGTCTTCTGGCAAATCGTGTACTTTTCGAGCCTCTTCCGCGAGTACTTCGCCGCCTTGAGCGATCGGCTCGAGTCTGAGATGGCGAACGAATCTCGTGCTGAATCGAAGGGTTTGTCTTCGGAGAGCGTGCGCCTGAACCTGGTCGAGCTGCAGAAACTGCTGCGCAAGGTCAACGCCTTCGTCGGTGTCCAGGCGCTGTGGTACTACTGCGGCAGCGTGTTCTTCCTCTGCGCCATGCTGTACTACAACACGGCCATCTCCAACGGCGGCGTCGCTGAGAATGCGTCCAGCTGGTCGTACGTCGTTATGATGGCCGCGGGCGTCGTCTTCTCGACGGCGGCCGCTAGCCGCATGACTCGCGAG GCTTCTCGCATCCACAGCATCATTCAAGCATCGAAGTTTGAAACACTTTCAGACGCTGCAACGCATAGG TTGCATATACTGATATTAACTGTAGAAGACCTTCAGGGCTCCTTGACTGGGTGCGGTATGTTCGTCATCAATCTGCCACTGATTGTAACC ATTGTGGGTTCCGTCATCACGTACACTGTTGTGCTTGTGCAGACAAGCGAAAGTATGATGTCCAACAAGTGCTCCAGAGGGCCAGTGGTATTGAAGTAA